Proteins found in one Brachyspira murdochii DSM 12563 genomic segment:
- a CDS encoding helix-turn-helix domain-containing protein: MSITTKHMISLSEEEKEKIKEFIKKEGKSKRLISRANIILALDDKKNTGLTHTDIAKQYNVTYHTVVNIINEYVKSGLDETLTYKRNPNSNRKKKQVN, encoded by the coding sequence ATGAGTATAACAACTAAACATATGATATCCTTAAGTGAAGAGGAAAAGGAAAAAATCAAAGAATTCATTAAAAAGGAAGGAAAATCTAAAAGACTTATTTCTAGGGCAAATATCATTCTTGCTTTAGATGATAAGAAAAACACAGGGCTTACTCATACTGATATTGCTAAACAATACAATGTTACATATCATACTGTAGTAAACATTATTAATGAATATGTCAAGTCCGGATTAGATGAAACGCTGACATATAAAAGAAATCCAAACAGCAATAGAAAAAAGAAACAGGTCAATTAA
- a CDS encoding cyclodeaminase/cyclohydrolase family protein yields MKELINKTLADYINDVDSSLPAPGGGSVMGLVGSLGCALAGMVGHLTVNKKKFLELEEEHQNSFKNAIEKIKEIKSHLADIIDKDAESFNLFMEAMKMPKETDAEKENRKKAMSEASKKAIEIPFNALKYCYELMPLFDTVTKYANSAVISDIAAAYILIYACAKGSVLNININIPMIDDNVFLEYIKTDTKKYINEIDNIYIKTSKVISLFNV; encoded by the coding sequence ATGAAAGAATTAATAAATAAAACTTTGGCTGATTATATAAATGATGTAGACAGTTCCTTACCTGCTCCGGGAGGCGGAAGTGTTATGGGGCTTGTAGGAAGTTTGGGCTGTGCTTTGGCTGGTATGGTTGGTCATCTTACTGTAAACAAAAAAAAGTTTTTAGAATTAGAAGAGGAACATCAAAATAGTTTTAAAAATGCAATAGAAAAAATAAAAGAAATAAAATCACACTTAGCTGATATAATAGACAAAGATGCAGAAAGTTTTAATTTATTTATGGAAGCTATGAAAATGCCTAAAGAAACAGATGCTGAAAAAGAAAATAGAAAAAAGGCTATGTCTGAAGCCTCAAAAAAAGCTATAGAAATACCTTTTAATGCCTTGAAATATTGTTATGAATTAATGCCTCTTTTTGATACTGTTACTAAATATGCAAATAGTGCCGTTATAAGCGATATTGCTGCTGCTTACATTTTAATATATGCCTGTGCTAAAGGTTCTGTACTTAATATCAACATTAATATACCTATGATAGATGATAATGTATTTTTAGAGTATATTAAAACCGATACTAAAAAATATATTAATGAAATAGATAATATTTACATAAAAACATCAAAAGTAATTTCATTATTTAATGTATAA
- a CDS encoding FkbM family methyltransferase — protein MKTDLNKLYDDNLNEFNEIEKIINKDGISLFGAGEFGYRCAKYLMDNNYKINCFIDNDINKQNKEIYGIKIVPKNDILSKNSKVVLISTTKYINEIINENKDNYTYIIPFDKYFIMKNFNRFISIYEYLYDNKSKEIFEKLLYCKYNGFIERLSDIFEKSHYFSVNAFLSDSKKQIFLDLGAYVGDTVEKFIEHSEGIFDKIYAFEPGDKQFSAMNIRVSRLIREWAIDSNSIILEKLGISDTNKEVFFDESCDILSSNITNNETGIKIKVVSVDEYLNGRPITFLKSDIEGEELNMLKGASETIKKYKPKMAISIYHRPDDFFTIPEFIKSLVPEYKFYLRHHSITFAETVLYCCI, from the coding sequence ATGAAAACAGATTTAAATAAATTATATGATGACAATTTAAATGAATTTAATGAAATAGAAAAAATAATTAATAAAGATGGCATATCTTTATTTGGAGCAGGTGAATTTGGATATAGATGTGCAAAATATTTAATGGACAATAATTACAAAATTAATTGCTTTATAGATAATGATATTAACAAACAAAATAAAGAAATATATGGTATAAAAATTGTCCCTAAAAATGATATTTTATCAAAAAATAGCAAAGTTGTATTAATTAGTACAACTAAATATATTAATGAAATTATTAATGAAAATAAAGATAATTATACATATATAATACCATTCGATAAATATTTTATAATGAAAAATTTTAATAGATTTATTTCTATATATGAATACTTGTATGATAATAAATCAAAGGAAATATTTGAGAAATTATTATATTGTAAATACAATGGATTCATAGAAAGACTTTCTGATATTTTTGAAAAATCTCATTATTTTTCTGTAAATGCATTTTTGTCAGATAGTAAAAAACAAATTTTTTTAGACTTAGGAGCTTATGTAGGAGACACTGTTGAAAAATTTATAGAACATTCTGAAGGAATATTTGATAAAATATATGCTTTTGAACCAGGAGACAAACAGTTCTCTGCTATGAATATTAGAGTGTCAAGATTAATAAGAGAATGGGCTATAGACAGTAATTCTATAATACTTGAAAAGCTTGGAATTTCAGATACAAATAAAGAAGTATTTTTTGATGAATCTTGTGATATATTATCAAGTAATATTACTAACAATGAAACAGGAATAAAAATAAAAGTTGTTTCTGTAGATGAATACCTAAATGGCAGACCGATAACATTTTTAAAATCAGATATAGAAGGTGAAGAATTAAATATGCTCAAAGGTGCTTCAGAAACTATAAAAAAGTACAAACCTAAAATGGCTATATCAATATATCATAGACCAGATGATTTTTTTACTATACCAGAATTTATAAAATCTTTAGTACCAGAGTATAAATTTTATTTAAGACATCATTCTATAACTTTTGCTGAAACTGTATTATATTGCTGCATATAA